The Staphylococcus sp. KG4-3 genome has a window encoding:
- the dltC gene encoding D-alanine--poly(phosphoribitol) ligase subunit 2 — protein MEFREQVLDLLTEVAENNVIKENPDIELFEEGIIDSFQTVGLLLEIQNRLDIEVSIMDFDRDEWATPNKIVAVLEELR, from the coding sequence ATGGAATTTAGAGAACAAGTATTAGATTTATTAACTGAAGTTGCTGAAAATAATGTCATTAAGGAAAATCCAGACATAGAGCTTTTTGAAGAGGGGATTATTGATTCTTTTCAAACGGTAGGTCTTTTGTTAGAGATTCAAAATAGATTAGATATTGAAGTATCGATTATGGATTTTGATAGAGATGAATGGGCGACACCTAACAAGATTGTAGCGGTATTAGAAGAATTACGATGA
- the dltD gene encoding D-alanyl-lipoteichoic acid biosynthesis protein DltD: protein MKLKPFIPIIFSLVLFGIFLVLPASWFTGLINSKTVATQSVALTDQVLKGTLVQDKMYQSDAYYPIYGSSELEKDDPFNPAILLNNRNQVSKKPFLIGTGGSTDLVNAVELGSQYGNLKDKKMAFIVSPQWFTKNGLTQDNFKARISKAQLNQLFNQEQLSPELKQRYAKRLLQFKDVENRAYLEKVAQGKTQKNKNYLSKFNDEQLKKIEAIKSVYPLRKSPVSHIDPITSKNDSWNDMMTEAKVYGAKHTKTNEFGIRDEYWDLIKKHKRKINRNHEFRENSPEFKDLELLVDTLREAGADVDYIIIPSNGKWYDHIGIDKDRRQKIYKKIDKTIVDHGGQTYDMSDKDYEPYVVSDAVHIGWKGWVYITKNIDEHMHQK from the coding sequence ATGAAATTAAAACCGTTTATACCTATTATTTTCAGTCTTGTATTGTTTGGAATTTTCTTAGTGTTGCCAGCAAGTTGGTTCACTGGATTAATCAATTCCAAGACAGTAGCTACGCAAAGTGTTGCTCTAACAGATCAAGTACTAAAAGGAACTTTAGTGCAAGATAAAATGTATCAGTCTGATGCTTATTACCCGATATATGGTTCTAGTGAATTAGAAAAAGATGATCCATTTAATCCAGCAATTTTATTAAATAATCGAAATCAAGTTAGTAAGAAACCATTTTTAATTGGTACTGGTGGTTCGACAGATTTAGTAAATGCTGTGGAACTAGGTTCGCAATATGGGAATTTGAAAGATAAGAAAATGGCATTTATTGTTTCACCACAGTGGTTTACAAAAAATGGCTTAACACAAGATAATTTTAAGGCGCGTATTTCAAAGGCACAGCTCAATCAATTGTTTAACCAAGAGCAATTAAGCCCTGAACTTAAACAACGTTATGCCAAACGATTATTACAATTTAAAGATGTGGAGAATCGCGCATATTTAGAAAAAGTGGCACAGGGAAAAACACAAAAAAATAAAAATTATCTTTCAAAATTTAATGATGAACAATTGAAAAAAATTGAAGCTATTAAATCTGTGTATCCATTGAGAAAATCGCCTGTATCGCATATCGATCCTATTACTTCAAAAAATGATTCTTGGAATGATATGATGACAGAAGCTAAAGTCTATGGCGCGAAGCATACAAAAACAAATGAATTTGGTATTCGAGATGAATATTGGGATCTAATCAAAAAACATAAACGAAAAATTAATAGAAATCATGAATTTAGGGAAAATTCGCCTGAATTTAAAGATTTAGAGTTACTCGTAGATACATTACGAGAAGCTGGTGCGGATGTTGACTATATAATTATACCTTCTAACGGTAAGTGGTATGACCACATCGGTATTGATAAAGATAGACGTCAGAAAATATATAAAAAAATTGATAAAACTATAGTGGATCATGGCGGACAGACATACGATATGTCAGATAAAGACTATGAACCATATGTTGTAAGTGATGCAGTACATATTGGCTGGAAAGGCTGGGTATACATCACTAAAAATATCGATGAACATATGCACCAAAAATAG
- a CDS encoding NifU family protein: MPTENVTMFDQVAEVIEKLRPFLLRDGGDCSLVDVEDGIVKLQLHGACGTCPSSTITLKAGIERALHEEVPGVIEVEQVF; this comes from the coding sequence ATGCCAACTGAAAACGTAACAATGTTTGATCAAGTAGCGGAAGTTATCGAAAAATTACGTCCCTTCTTACTACGTGATGGTGGTGACTGTTCCCTTGTTGACGTAGAAGACGGAATTGTTAAATTACAATTACATGGTGCTTGTGGTACATGCCCAAGTTCAACAATTACATTAAAAGCAGGTATAGAACGTGCTTTACACGAAGAAGTACCAGGAGTAATCGAAGTAGAACAAGTATTCTAA
- a CDS encoding YuzD family protein yields the protein MDKISVVVYGADVICASCVNAPTSRNTFDWLQPLLQRKYPDKQFEFTYIDIEKDTENLSDHDQQFIERIQDDELFYPLVTMNDEYVSDGYIQLKDITRFLDNH from the coding sequence ATGGACAAAATAAGTGTTGTTGTTTATGGAGCAGATGTTATTTGTGCAAGTTGTGTCAATGCACCGACGTCTCGTAATACATTTGACTGGTTGCAACCATTATTACAGAGAAAGTATCCAGATAAACAATTTGAATTTACGTATATCGATATCGAAAAAGATACCGAAAATCTGTCAGATCATGATCAACAATTTATTGAGCGTATTCAAGATGATGAACTCTTTTATCCACTCGTAACTATGAATGACGAGTATGTTTCTGATGGATATATACAATTGAAGGATATAACTCGCTTTTTAGATAATCATTAA
- a CDS encoding NAD(P)/FAD-dependent oxidoreductase: MKNLVLLGGGYGNMRIMSHILPSALPENYTITLIDRMPYHGLKPEFYELAAGTKSDKDIRMNFPDSDRINNVYGEINDINLEDQIVSVGNTKVDYDELVIGLGCEDKYHNVPGAEEYTHSIQTLSKSRETFHHLSELPNGAKVGIVGAGLSGIELASELRESRKDLQIFLYDRGERILCRFPEKLSKYIEKWFNEHDVTVVPNSDINRVEPGRIYNNDVPEDVDLIVWTAGIQPVELVRNLPIDISKSGRVILNQYHQVPTYKNVYVVGDCAELPHAPSAQLAEAQGDQIADVMKLQWQGKPLPEKMPEIKIQGFLGSLGDKKGFAYIMDRTVTGRLASILKSGVLWMYKYHNG, translated from the coding sequence ATGAAAAACTTAGTATTATTAGGTGGCGGTTATGGAAATATGCGTATCATGTCACATATCTTACCATCTGCACTGCCTGAAAATTATACGATTACATTAATAGATCGTATGCCTTATCATGGTTTAAAACCAGAATTTTATGAATTAGCAGCTGGTACAAAGTCAGATAAAGATATTCGCATGAACTTTCCTGATTCAGATAGAATTAACAATGTCTATGGTGAAATCAATGATATTAATTTAGAAGATCAAATTGTTTCTGTTGGTAACACGAAAGTAGACTATGATGAATTAGTGATTGGTTTAGGTTGTGAAGATAAATACCATAATGTCCCTGGTGCTGAAGAATACACGCATAGTATTCAAACACTTTCTAAATCACGTGAGACTTTCCATCATTTAAGCGAACTACCAAATGGTGCCAAAGTAGGTATCGTTGGCGCTGGTTTAAGTGGTATTGAATTAGCTAGTGAATTAAGAGAAAGCCGTAAAGACCTTCAAATCTTTCTTTACGATAGAGGCGAACGTATTTTATGCCGTTTCCCTGAAAAACTTAGTAAGTATATTGAAAAATGGTTCAACGAGCATGATGTAACAGTTGTTCCTAATTCTGATATTAATCGCGTGGAACCAGGTCGCATTTATAATAATGACGTACCTGAAGATGTGGATTTAATTGTCTGGACTGCTGGAATTCAACCAGTAGAGTTAGTAAGAAATTTACCTATAGACATTAGTAAAAGTGGTCGTGTGATCTTAAACCAATATCACCAAGTACCGACTTACAAAAATGTGTATGTCGTAGGTGATTGTGCAGAATTGCCACATGCACCAAGTGCTCAACTAGCAGAAGCTCAAGGTGACCAAATTGCAGATGTTATGAAATTACAATGGCAAGGTAAACCTCTACCTGAAAAGATGCCAGAAATCAAAATACAAGGTTTCCTTGGTTCCTTAGGAGACAAAAAGGGATTTGCTTATATTATGGATCGTACCGTTACAGGTCGCTTAGCTTCCATTTTAAAATCCGGTGTACTTTGGATGTATAAATATCATAACGGTTAA
- a CDS encoding YuzB family protein: MNPIIEFCISNLAKGGDYVYNQLENDPGVDVLEYGCLQNCGICSSGLYALVNGDIVEGDSPDDLLQKIYAHIEETWIF; the protein is encoded by the coding sequence ATGAATCCAATAATCGAGTTCTGCATTTCGAATTTAGCGAAGGGTGGAGATTATGTATATAATCAGCTTGAAAATGACCCAGGTGTAGACGTATTAGAATATGGTTGTTTACAAAATTGTGGCATTTGTTCTAGTGGGTTGTATGCATTAGTGAATGGTGATATCGTTGAAGGTGATTCGCCGGATGATTTATTACAAAAAATTTACGCACATATAGAAGAAACATGGATTTTTTAG
- a CDS encoding iron-sulfur cluster assembly accessory protein, which translates to MAIIEITEAAAYEVKDMLQQNDMADGYLKVKVNGGGCTGLTYGMSAEAEPAENDEIYEFHGLKVLIDKYDKPVLDGTTIDFKQSLMGGGFQIDNPNAIASCGCGSSFRTAKVAGSPEDC; encoded by the coding sequence ATGGCTATTATTGAAATAACTGAAGCTGCTGCATATGAAGTTAAGGATATGTTACAGCAAAATGATATGGCAGATGGTTATTTGAAAGTTAAGGTAAACGGTGGCGGTTGTACCGGATTAACTTATGGTATGTCTGCTGAAGCTGAACCTGCTGAAAATGATGAAATATATGAGTTTCATGGTTTGAAAGTATTAATTGATAAATATGATAAACCAGTTTTAGATGGAACAACGATTGATTTTAAACAATCACTAATGGGCGGTGGATTCCAAATAGACAACCCTAATGCAATTGCTTCATGCGGTTGTGGTAGTTCGTTTAGAACTGCAAAAGTTGCTGGTTCACCAGAAGATTGCTAA
- a CDS encoding NAD(P)/FAD-dependent oxidoreductase, whose translation MAQDRKKVLVLGAGYAGLQTITKLQKQISADEAEITLINKNDYHYEATWLHEASAGTLSYEDLLYPVESVVDKNKVNFVKAEVTKIDRNAKKVETDAGIFDFDILVVGLGFESETFGIKGMKDHAFQIENILTARQLSRHIEDKFANYASSKQKDDKDLAIIVGGAGFTGVEFLGELTDRIPELCNKYGVEQSKVKITCVEAAPKMLPMFSDELVNYAVSYLEGKGVEFKIGTPIVAANEKGFVVKVNDKEEQLEANTVVWAAGVRGSKLMEESFEGVKRGRIVTKQDLTIEGYDDIFVIGDCSAFIPAGEERPLPTTAQIAMQQGEHTAKNIKNVLEGQPTQEFDYVDRGTVCSLGAHDGVGVVYGKDIQGKKAAFMKKVIDTRAVFKLGGIGLAFKKGKF comes from the coding sequence ATGGCTCAAGATCGTAAAAAAGTATTAGTTCTAGGCGCTGGCTATGCCGGTTTACAAACTATTACAAAATTACAAAAGCAAATTTCAGCAGATGAAGCTGAAATTACATTAATTAATAAAAATGATTACCACTACGAAGCAACGTGGTTACACGAGGCTTCAGCAGGTACTCTTAGCTATGAAGATTTACTATATCCAGTTGAAAGTGTTGTAGACAAAAACAAAGTTAACTTTGTTAAGGCAGAAGTTACTAAAATTGATCGCAACGCGAAAAAAGTCGAAACAGATGCTGGAATCTTTGACTTTGATATCTTAGTTGTAGGTTTAGGCTTTGAAAGTGAAACGTTTGGTATCAAAGGTATGAAAGATCATGCTTTCCAAATTGAAAACATATTAACTGCTCGTCAATTATCTCGTCACATCGAAGATAAATTTGCTAACTATGCATCTTCAAAACAAAAAGATGATAAAGATCTAGCAATCATTGTTGGTGGTGCTGGATTTACTGGTGTTGAATTCTTAGGTGAATTAACTGATAGAATTCCAGAATTATGTAATAAATATGGTGTTGAGCAAAGCAAAGTGAAAATTACTTGTGTTGAAGCTGCTCCTAAAATGTTACCGATGTTCTCTGATGAACTAGTTAACTATGCAGTAAGTTACTTAGAAGGTAAAGGTGTAGAATTCAAAATTGGTACACCGATTGTTGCAGCTAACGAAAAAGGTTTCGTTGTAAAAGTTAATGACAAAGAAGAACAATTAGAAGCTAATACAGTTGTATGGGCTGCTGGCGTTCGTGGTAGTAAATTAATGGAAGAATCATTCGAAGGCGTAAAACGTGGACGTATTGTAACTAAACAAGATTTAACAATCGAAGGTTATGACGATATCTTTGTTATTGGTGACTGTTCTGCATTTATCCCTGCTGGAGAAGAACGTCCATTACCAACTACAGCACAAATCGCTATGCAACAAGGTGAACATACTGCTAAAAACATTAAAAATGTATTAGAAGGTCAACCAACTCAAGAATTTGATTATGTTGATCGTGGTACTGTATGTTCATTAGGTGCACATGATGGTGTTGGCGTTGTTTATGGTAAAGATATCCAAGGTAAAAAAGCAGCATTCATGAAGAAAGTTATTGATACTCGTGCAGTATTTAAACTTGGCGGTATCGGTTTAGCATTCAAAAAAGGTAAATTTTAA
- a CDS encoding leucyl aminopeptidase family protein, which produces MLVNLKNTNEIATNTLIIGLPEHLNQLEEIIINGDNINDKLKLLKQNQIVNTTIGTVSSTMFTIHDEYIKLITVGMGNIKTLAYNDYLKIFGNLFQYLKQNRITQASFKLETFEAQALTRNAVAEILGQQGVRAIYQFDNYKTDKPTPYELTLDIHTDDGDILKSIEEGQIIGNSINLARDYSNIPPNILTPEYYANSICDHFKETEVDVDIKDHETLQNEGFGLIHAVGKGSEHGPRVITLTYNGGKTDEAPIALVGKGITYDSGGYSIKGKVGMQTMKFDMCGSANVIGMIEVARKLKLKINIVGVIAAAENMINETAMKPDDVYTALSGESVEVLNTDAEGRLVLGDAVFYANQFQPQVILDFATLTGAAIVALGDDKAAVFSHNATNHLQTILNYAQTNDEFVFELPMTTTERNLIKNSDVADLVNHTNGQGKALFAATFINHFAGDTPHMHFDIAGPATTNKNTYKGPKGPTGYLIPTIVEWLRNLK; this is translated from the coding sequence ATGTTAGTTAACCTTAAAAATACTAACGAGATAGCAACAAACACGCTGATTATCGGTTTGCCTGAACATTTAAATCAGTTAGAGGAAATCATTATTAATGGTGATAATATTAATGATAAACTAAAATTATTAAAACAAAATCAAATAGTTAATACTACTATTGGTACAGTTTCCAGCACGATGTTTACAATACATGATGAATATATCAAACTGATAACTGTTGGCATGGGGAATATTAAAACCTTGGCTTATAATGACTATTTGAAAATATTTGGAAATTTATTTCAATACTTAAAACAAAACCGTATTACACAAGCCTCTTTTAAATTAGAAACTTTTGAAGCGCAAGCTTTAACTAGAAATGCAGTTGCAGAGATATTAGGGCAACAAGGTGTTCGTGCGATCTATCAATTTGATAACTATAAAACAGATAAACCTACGCCTTATGAACTAACATTAGATATACATACGGACGATGGTGACATACTGAAATCTATTGAAGAAGGTCAAATTATTGGTAATTCAATAAACTTAGCGCGTGACTATAGTAATATACCACCAAACATTTTAACTCCCGAATATTATGCAAACTCTATTTGCGATCATTTTAAAGAGACAGAAGTAGATGTTGATATTAAAGATCATGAGACTTTACAAAATGAGGGGTTTGGCTTAATTCATGCAGTAGGTAAAGGTTCTGAACATGGACCGAGAGTCATTACATTAACATATAATGGTGGGAAAACAGATGAAGCACCTATTGCATTAGTAGGTAAAGGTATTACTTATGATTCAGGTGGTTATTCTATAAAAGGAAAAGTAGGCATGCAAACGATGAAATTCGATATGTGTGGATCTGCTAACGTCATAGGAATGATAGAAGTTGCTCGCAAGCTTAAATTGAAAATAAATATTGTCGGTGTTATTGCTGCAGCAGAAAATATGATAAATGAAACTGCAATGAAACCGGATGATGTATATACAGCTTTAAGTGGTGAATCAGTTGAAGTGTTGAATACAGATGCAGAAGGTCGCTTGGTATTAGGTGATGCAGTATTCTATGCGAATCAATTCCAGCCACAAGTGATTTTAGATTTTGCAACATTAACAGGTGCAGCCATTGTAGCTTTAGGAGATGATAAGGCTGCCGTGTTTAGTCATAATGCAACAAATCATTTACAAACAATACTTAATTATGCACAGACTAATGATGAATTTGTATTTGAATTACCTATGACAACTACTGAACGTAATTTAATCAAAAATAGTGATGTTGCAGACTTAGTTAATCATACAAATGGCCAAGGCAAAGCTTTATTTGCAGCAACGTTTATCAATCATTTTGCAGGAGATACACCTCATATGCATTTTGACATAGCTGGCCCTGCAACTACCAATAAAAATACGTATAAAGGTCCAAAAGGGCCGACAGGATACTTAATTCCTACAATAGTTGAATGGTTACGCAATTTAAAATAA
- a CDS encoding Na+/H+ antiporter family protein has product MINAVVIAVVLMIILCLCRLNVVISLFISALVGGLIAGMSVSDIVSVFGKNIVDGAEVALSYALLGGFAALISYSGITDYLVNKIINGIHAENSKMSRIKVKVIIILALLVMSIMSQNLIPVHIAFIPIVIPPLISLFNELNIDRRQIAIIIGFGLCWPYVLLPFGFGQIFHQIIQNGFTKANHPIEMDMIWKAMIIPSLGYIFGLVAGIFYYRKPRKYIQHEEIKDNSQIEIKPYVLIVTVISIIATFLVQLLTDSMIFGALAGVLVFFVSRAYKWTELDKQFVDGIKIMSFIGVVILSANGFAGVMNETGDINRLVEGLSGVIGENKLVSIIVMYIIGLVVTLGIGSSFATIPIIATLFVPLGESLGLSTMALIALIGTASALGDSGSPASDSTLGPTAGLDVDGQHDHIRDTCIPNFLFYNIPLIIFGTIAAMVL; this is encoded by the coding sequence GTGATAAATGCTGTAGTAATAGCAGTGGTACTGATGATTATTTTATGTTTATGTAGATTAAATGTAGTAATCAGTTTGTTTATCAGTGCCTTAGTAGGTGGATTAATTGCAGGTATGAGTGTTTCAGATATCGTGTCTGTTTTTGGTAAGAATATTGTAGATGGTGCAGAAGTAGCACTAAGTTATGCATTGCTTGGTGGCTTTGCAGCGCTTATTTCTTATAGTGGAATTACCGACTATTTAGTGAATAAGATTATAAATGGTATCCATGCTGAAAATAGCAAGATGTCACGTATTAAAGTGAAAGTAATCATCATATTAGCTTTATTAGTGATGAGCATTATGAGTCAGAACTTAATACCTGTCCATATTGCGTTTATTCCTATTGTAATACCACCGTTAATTAGTTTGTTTAATGAACTGAATATAGATAGAAGACAAATAGCAATTATTATAGGATTTGGTTTATGTTGGCCTTATGTCTTATTACCTTTTGGTTTTGGTCAAATATTCCACCAAATTATTCAGAATGGCTTCACTAAAGCAAATCACCCAATTGAAATGGACATGATTTGGAAAGCCATGATTATTCCATCTTTAGGTTATATTTTTGGGCTGGTTGCAGGTATCTTTTATTATAGAAAGCCAAGAAAATACATTCAACATGAAGAGATTAAAGATAATAGCCAAATAGAAATTAAACCCTACGTACTTATAGTTACTGTTATTTCAATTATAGCAACATTCTTAGTGCAATTATTAACAGACTCTATGATCTTTGGTGCGTTAGCGGGTGTGCTTGTATTCTTTGTTTCAAGAGCATATAAATGGACGGAATTAGACAAGCAGTTTGTTGATGGTATAAAAATCATGTCATTTATCGGTGTAGTTATATTATCTGCTAATGGTTTTGCAGGAGTAATGAATGAAACCGGAGATATTAACAGACTTGTAGAAGGATTAAGTGGAGTTATAGGGGAAAACAAATTAGTTAGTATCATAGTGATGTATATAATTGGCTTAGTAGTTACCTTAGGCATTGGTTCATCATTTGCTACTATTCCAATCATTGCTACGTTATTTGTACCTTTAGGAGAATCGTTAGGTTTAAGCACTATGGCATTAATTGCTTTAATAGGTACAGCCAGTGCATTAGGGGATTCAGGTTCACCAGCAAGTGATTCTACGCTTGGCCCTACTGCAGGTTTGGATGTTGATGGTCAACATGATCACATTCGGGATACTTGTATACCTAACTTTCTATTTTACAATATTCCATTAATTATTTTTGGAACAATTGCTGCTATGGTACTATAA
- a CDS encoding hotdog fold thioesterase has product MANMLDALDIKVVKQERGLMVMSMPVTDNVKQPFGYLHGGASLALGETACSMGAAYLIDTEQYVPLGLEMNGNHIGSTTEGTIFATATIIHEGKTTQVWSIDIKDNKDRLICVMRGTIAIKPLKR; this is encoded by the coding sequence ATGGCTAATATGTTAGATGCGTTAGATATTAAAGTTGTGAAACAAGAACGTGGTTTAATGGTAATGTCTATGCCTGTGACAGACAATGTAAAACAGCCATTTGGCTATTTACATGGAGGTGCGAGCCTAGCACTAGGTGAAACAGCATGTTCGATGGGAGCTGCTTATTTAATTGACACTGAACAATATGTACCACTTGGTTTAGAAATGAATGGCAATCATATAGGTTCAACTACTGAAGGGACTATATTTGCAACTGCTACGATTATTCATGAAGGAAAAACCACACAGGTATGGTCTATTGATATTAAAGATAATAAAGATAGATTAATTTGTGTAATGCGAGGTACTATTGCTATAAAACCATTAAAACGTTAA
- a CDS encoding FAD/NAD(P)-binding protein, giving the protein MTTWTIIGGGLHAVTIAIKLRSLGLKASQLSIIDPNPNLCAQFDNFSQRIDMPYLRSPCVHHVHPDPFHLNQYAKKMHYTNAAYGQYKRPNRNMFMDHTHDLIHSYHLNSCHIQGYVSDIKLNKQQWHMQLNNQSWISSDHVIVAFGCNHEIYVPKLFQNQPGISHIFENEQNNYAGTSHVVGSGISAAHLTLRLLKENSNNQIHLWMNKAINVHDFDADPGWLGPKNMKKFSAMQSSIDRLNTIKNERHKGSMPKELELRLKKYIKEGRLKVHINEITDIINHHICTDTYCIHYDHILLATGFKETIMQQPLIQQLITEYQAPVCSCGLPSITSTLEWLPNLYVSGGLADLELGPFARNIMGGREASLRIGEAFEHKQYNKSQKHYYNHKPLNTKQSIKQ; this is encoded by the coding sequence ATGACAACATGGACAATTATTGGTGGAGGATTACATGCAGTAACTATCGCTATTAAATTAAGATCTTTAGGTTTAAAGGCATCACAATTATCAATTATTGACCCAAACCCTAATTTATGTGCTCAATTCGATAATTTTTCACAACGTATCGACATGCCTTATTTACGTTCACCATGTGTACACCATGTACACCCTGACCCTTTTCATCTAAATCAATATGCAAAAAAAATGCATTATACTAATGCTGCATATGGACAATACAAACGACCTAATCGAAATATGTTTATGGACCATACACATGATTTAATTCATTCATATCATTTAAATTCCTGTCATATTCAAGGATATGTCAGTGATATTAAGCTGAATAAACAACAATGGCATATGCAATTGAACAATCAAAGCTGGATTAGCTCAGACCATGTAATAGTTGCATTTGGTTGTAATCATGAAATATATGTTCCTAAACTATTTCAAAATCAACCTGGAATTTCTCATATTTTTGAAAATGAACAAAATAATTATGCAGGTACATCTCATGTCGTTGGTAGCGGTATTTCTGCAGCTCACCTCACGTTAAGACTTTTAAAGGAAAACAGTAATAATCAGATTCATTTATGGATGAATAAAGCTATAAATGTCCATGACTTTGACGCAGATCCTGGATGGCTAGGACCTAAAAATATGAAAAAATTTAGTGCTATGCAATCTTCTATTGATCGTTTAAACACAATTAAAAATGAGAGACATAAAGGCTCTATGCCAAAAGAACTAGAATTAAGACTTAAAAAGTATATTAAAGAGGGTCGTCTTAAAGTACATATCAACGAAATAACAGATATAATTAATCACCATATTTGCACTGACACTTATTGTATACATTACGACCATATATTATTAGCTACAGGCTTTAAAGAAACGATTATGCAACAACCTTTAATCCAGCAATTAATAACAGAATATCAAGCTCCTGTATGTAGCTGTGGGCTACCTTCAATTACATCAACTTTAGAATGGCTCCCTAACCTTTATGTAAGTGGTGGATTGGCTGATTTAGAACTTGGGCCATTTGCGCGTAATATTATGGGAGGACGTGAAGCCTCATTAAGAATCGGAGAAGCTTTTGAACATAAACAGTACAACAAATCACAGAAGCATTATTATAATCATAAGCCCTTAAATACCAAGCAAAGCATAAAACAATAA
- a CDS encoding Na+/H+ antiporter subunit G1, whose protein sequence is MITTIVISIALILVILGSLISALAAIGLLRLDDVYARAHAAGKAATLGSMLLISGVFLFFIGREGYVNMQLFIGILFILITGPLASHLIIKSAYNLQTPASKRTKHDEIKEDLKDTKL, encoded by the coding sequence ATGATAACGACGATCGTCATTAGTATTGCACTTATCTTAGTCATTTTAGGCTCCCTTATCAGTGCCCTAGCAGCTATTGGCCTATTACGTTTAGACGATGTATACGCCAGAGCACACGCAGCCGGTAAAGCTGCAACACTAGGTTCAATGCTACTAATTAGTGGTGTTTTCTTATTTTTTATCGGTCGAGAAGGTTATGTAAATATGCAATTATTTATAGGTATTTTGTTTATTTTAATTACCGGACCCTTAGCAAGTCATTTGATTATCAAATCAGCTTATAATTTACAAACACCTGCTTCAAAGCGAACGAAGCATGATGAAATTAAAGAAGATTTGAAAGATACAAAATTATAA
- a CDS encoding Na(+)/H(+) antiporter subunit F1, protein MNYNIILIIALVIVALSMLGMLVRVIIGPSLADRVVALDAMGIQLMAIVALFSIFLGTKYMIVAILLIGILAFLGTAVFAKYMDKGKVIENDNDDRH, encoded by the coding sequence ATGAACTATAATATTATTTTAATCATTGCGTTAGTTATTGTAGCTTTATCAATGTTAGGCATGCTTGTTCGTGTAATTATCGGCCCTTCTCTCGCTGACAGGGTCGTCGCACTTGATGCAATGGGGATTCAACTCATGGCTATTGTTGCGCTATTTAGTATTTTCTTAGGTACAAAGTATATGATTGTTGCCATTTTATTGATAGGTATTTTAGCCTTTCTTGGCACAGCGGTATTTGCAAAATATATGGATAAAGGTAAGGTGATTGAAAATGATAACGACGATCGTCATTAG
- a CDS encoding Na+/H+ antiporter subunit E, with protein MAVQILVNLMLSVFWLFVTGSYTFNNFILGYLFALLLVYLMRGVLPGRFYIITVYKIVQLFLVFLIELVKANIDVIRIVIKPRIDNEPAFFTYHTDLKNDWQIALLSNLITLTPGTIVLGVSDDRTKIYIHSIDFTTKEEETESIKSSLEKVVREVGEN; from the coding sequence ATGGCAGTTCAAATATTAGTAAATTTGATGCTTTCTGTATTTTGGTTATTCGTCACAGGCAGCTATACATTTAATAACTTTATTTTAGGTTACTTATTCGCACTTTTATTAGTTTACTTAATGCGTGGTGTATTACCAGGTAGATTCTATATCATCACCGTCTATAAAATTGTGCAACTATTCTTGGTATTTTTAATTGAATTAGTAAAAGCAAACATAGATGTTATACGTATTGTAATTAAGCCAAGGATTGATAATGAGCCAGCCTTCTTTACGTACCATACAGATTTAAAAAATGACTGGCAAATTGCATTATTATCCAATTTAATTACTCTAACACCAGGCACAATTGTGCTAGGCGTTAGTGATGATCGTACAAAAATATATATACACAGTATCGATTTCACTACAAAAGAAGAAGAAACAGAAAGTATCAAATCATCCCTTGAAAAAGTGGTCAGAGAGGTAGGCGAAAATTAA